The following coding sequences lie in one Girardinichthys multiradiatus isolate DD_20200921_A chromosome 13, DD_fGirMul_XY1, whole genome shotgun sequence genomic window:
- the e2f3 gene encoding transcription factor E2F3 isoform X1 yields the protein MESVAGTNKTKTVLASPTPKAKQSCRLRLEKSRADSSLVLLTRKFAQMLNRALDGVLDLNVVSSELSVSKRRLYDITNVLEGIKLIKKTYKNHIQWLGSPLDDGVTGGLKALIEEEKKLDELIQSSAWQISSLCEEDLHQRYAYLTYEDIRNIPSLEEQTVIVIKAPSETRLQVPHPEESFQIYLSSINGPIDVFLCSDTPVPMESTDTPAAGSATCGQFQLTTCGKEFFAPLPPFFSVQTSSKADANCSCEASQPQSLR from the exons ATGGAGTCTGTTGCTGGCACTAACAAAACCAAGACGGTCCTAGCCTCTCCGACTCCTAAAGCAAAACAAT CTTGCAGGTTGCGGCTTGAGAAGTCCCGCGCTGATAGCTCTCTGGTTCTCCTGACACGGAAATTTGCTCAGATGCTAAATCGTGCTTTAGATGGAGTGCTGGACCTCAACGTGGTCTCATCAGAGCTCAGTGTGTCCAAGAGACGTCTGTACGACATCACCAATGTGCTGGAAGGGATCAAGCTCATCAAGAAGACGTACAAAAACCACATCCAGTGGTT AGGAAGCCCTTTGGATGATGGAGTCACTGGAGGTTTGAAGGCTCTCATCGAGGAGGAAAAGAAGCTGGACGAGCTGATCCAAAGTAGTGCCTGGCAGATCAGCTCGCTGTGTGAAGAGGATCTCCACCAGAG ATATGCCTATTTGACATACGAGGATATCCGTAATATTCCAAGTTTGGAAGAACAGACTGTGATTGTGATCAAAGCTCCCTCTGAGACTCGGCTCCAAGTGCCACATCCAGAGGAG AGCTTCCAGATCTACCTCAGTAGCATCAATGGACCCATTGATGTGTTCCTCTGCTCTGATACCCCTGTTCCTATGGAATCCACTGACACACCAGCTGCAGGCAGTGCTACTTGTGGGCAGTTCCAGTTAACCACCTGTGGGAAAGAGTTCTTTGCTCCTTTACCTCCGTTCTTCTCAGTGCAGACGTCTTCTAAAG CGGATGCTAACTGTAGCTGTGAGGCTTCTCAACCCCAGAGTCTGAGGTGA
- the e2f3 gene encoding transcription factor E2F3 isoform X2, with protein sequence MLNRALDGVLDLNVVSSELSVSKRRLYDITNVLEGIKLIKKTYKNHIQWLGSPLDDGVTGGLKALIEEEKKLDELIQSSAWQISSLCEEDLHQRYAYLTYEDIRNIPSLEEQTVIVIKAPSETRLQVPHPEESFQIYLSSINGPIDVFLCSDTPVPMESTDTPAAGSATCGQFQLTTCGKEFFAPLPPFFSVQTSSKADANCSCEASQPQSLR encoded by the exons ATGCTAAATCGTGCTTTAGATGGAGTGCTGGACCTCAACGTGGTCTCATCAGAGCTCAGTGTGTCCAAGAGACGTCTGTACGACATCACCAATGTGCTGGAAGGGATCAAGCTCATCAAGAAGACGTACAAAAACCACATCCAGTGGTT AGGAAGCCCTTTGGATGATGGAGTCACTGGAGGTTTGAAGGCTCTCATCGAGGAGGAAAAGAAGCTGGACGAGCTGATCCAAAGTAGTGCCTGGCAGATCAGCTCGCTGTGTGAAGAGGATCTCCACCAGAG ATATGCCTATTTGACATACGAGGATATCCGTAATATTCCAAGTTTGGAAGAACAGACTGTGATTGTGATCAAAGCTCCCTCTGAGACTCGGCTCCAAGTGCCACATCCAGAGGAG AGCTTCCAGATCTACCTCAGTAGCATCAATGGACCCATTGATGTGTTCCTCTGCTCTGATACCCCTGTTCCTATGGAATCCACTGACACACCAGCTGCAGGCAGTGCTACTTGTGGGCAGTTCCAGTTAACCACCTGTGGGAAAGAGTTCTTTGCTCCTTTACCTCCGTTCTTCTCAGTGCAGACGTCTTCTAAAG CGGATGCTAACTGTAGCTGTGAGGCTTCTCAACCCCAGAGTCTGAGGTGA